ttagaggaaagggaaggaacgatgatatatgatagAATGAACGGATttggttagtgaaagtgtccagcaaaagagcagcctgccctgagttgacaaacatagaaacaggttttcatttcttcctctctgcaagcacacaattgttcctttgctcttctcaagaAACGTCTCTGCTCgcaagagagcctttccccaggtcagcgtgtccatgctggcctgcccagccatttctgcacccctctgctgtgctccccgggctggcggtgctgctctgcagggcgagtgggctgtggggcccccagggcgactccacactggctgtgctggtcagggtagacctggctggcccagcatcactgcacctgacaaccccctcccaaggggtctgtggctgtgaaagatgctcagagcaatcacaaggcatttccaatggctcaggatggggtcaggtgggtcattagatccagccatggttttcattgtaggtgacatgaaccacccttgaggctgccttccctgtgcctgaggagtccccactgcctctcctgagattgcagagccctgatttggtgcataccttggtttggcccttgactttgggtgactccacttagtTTTGTGAatatccactcactgcccatcccagcaacatgctgtccctggagatcccctctgctcacctggtggctccatattgccttccagaggATGGGCCTCTCTCACCacccctctaatatttgagacagcccccagcagatacctcttgagcactcacactccccagggccactgggcacccacaagtgagggctgaatccagccctcattccctcacacatcaccctatgagcacatcctccttagcccatggaaaacccaggcatgacaACAGGGCCATTTTGGGTGCAATttcctgagcgcattcttggctccagcttgggaagaagagcccagtcttcaggcagtgtactgatgaaatccccttttgttacagagatgctgcaagggaggccagctctgacacagtgctcagcagatttacacaaagcccctGGGTCAGacggacagggtttgtgcctctggagaggtgggatgaattcaaacatttgttcacaaacGTGACTATCgcagacagaactcccaaagcacaagagttgtctgagataaactgggagctggttgtgaggagagatgggcagcttattgctgctgaactagaagaagttgaaccagtttcttcagtgcctccttgagctccttgttcctcatgctgtagatgacaggattcattgctggaggcaccaccgcgtacagaacagccaccaccagattcagagctgcgGAGGAGATGGAGGCGGGCCTCAGGTATGCAAGCAGGCCAGTGGTCACAAAGAggcagaccacagccaggtgagggaggcacatggaaaaggctttgtgtcgtccctgctcagaggggatcctcagcacagcagtgaagatctgcacgtaggacaccacaatgaaaatgaaacacccaaagcttaaacagccactaaccacaagaagcccaatttccctgaggtaggagtctgagcaggagagcttgaggatctggggaacttcacagaagaactggtccactgtgttgccttggcagagcggtaaggaaaatgtgttcccagtgtgcaagacagctttgagaaaaccactgccccaggcagctgctgccattctgacacaagctctgctgcccatgagggtcccatagtgcagaggtctgcagatggcaacgtagcggtcataggccatgactgtgaggagataatactctgctgaaattaagaaaaagaaggaaaagacctgggcagcacatcctgagtaggaaatggctctggtgtcccacagggaattggccatggatttggggacagtggtggagatggtgccaaggtcgaggaaagagaggttgaggaggaagaagtacatgggggtgtggaggtggtggtcacaggctacggctgtgatgatgaggccgttgcccaggagggcagccaggtagatgcccaggaagagtgagaagtgcaagagctgcagctcccatgtgtccgcaaatgccaggaggaggaactcgttgagggagctgctgttggacatttgctgctttggggcacagaggaactgtctgaggaaggagacacattgacaagttaggacagacttctctgagcaactttctcgtaacttcccccaaacacacacacattacctctccccatctcagcagcagtgtcactgagctccatggcttgagctctggtttgtgctggccgagtttgacacaaggagtagggacttctgcccatgagctccagaggagtcagccctgacctacagcactgtgtaaatgggaagaggggtgactaaaatctatattcccagttcgagtcacacttcatccacacatactgttgaagggattttcagcatcttcactcgcacttctaaataatgtgggttcattaagagttttaaggcttcttttgtttcctttatctggaccccataaccttgagagcagagggctgtgctggctgggagaggagaggaggccttggagttgacagtttcctctcccactttgagcatgactctgctgcctggaggtgtccctgcggggagctgtttgtccgtccccacatctctcccctctcagtgctcatacaccccatcccacccactgtgagctctactctgccctgcagaaatctcccgggggcaggacactgcccagggcacctccgtgtttgccggtgctctggagcaggtgagagaaaccttgctgaggctggaaaggtgatgctggttctgtccttaggctgagaggtggatgaaggcatttgcctagtccctcccagaactgctcctctgtcagtgtcactgtctcagtcccctatctaaagctgacagatccaatcccatttcaccccacccagagagaatcaaactgaaagcacagactcttgacagctccttccctttcatgtatcccctgccctgaccttccttttggaaagtcccctctagaaatgtcctcggagtgagatggagatgcaggcagacatgacccatgcagcatcctcttgacaggaggctcaagctgccctgccaggaatctctcctcctgcccagagcttcaccctgtgggaaggtccccgggaaggctgagtgctgaccgttgtgggcagcagagtcactgcgctgggcacacagcaccctggggcgcagagatactgctctgaatttcagtcctggacagatctgcgAGCACACCCAGGTTTCACCCCaatgcagcgtccctgggagaaggtagcagcatgctgtgtccctgtggcactgtgactgggaatccctgctctgaagcatctcctcctactCTGTAAAGCTGAAACTgatagagcgatccttaaaaatccatcgTGTGACTGGATGGATTTCTAGACCTTgtcaggaactgcagtagcattgccctgcagccagagacttactgtgtcaggggctgtgaagatttctcccacaaggagttCTCTTCTGTCCTTACGCTgcacgctgcctttcacttctccctgtcttgtctcatcttc
The DNA window shown above is from Apteryx mantelli isolate bAptMan1 chromosome 11, bAptMan1.hap1, whole genome shotgun sequence and carries:
- the LOC136993135 gene encoding olfactory receptor 14A16-like gives rise to the protein MSNSSSLNEFLLLAFADTWELQLLHFSLFLGIYLAALLGNGLIITAVACDHHLHTPMYFFLLNLSFLDLGTISTTVPKSMANSLWDTRAISYSGCAAQVFSFFFLISAEYYLLTVMAYDRYVAICRPLHYGTLMGSRACVRMAAAAWGSGFLKAVLHTGNTFSLPLCQGNTVDQFFCEVPQILKLSCSDSYLREIGLLVVSGCLSFGCFIFIVVSYVQIFTAVLRIPSEQGRHKAFSMCLPHLAVVCLFVTTGLLAYLRPASISSAALNLVVAVLYAVVPPAMNPVIYSMRNKELKEALKKLVQLLLV